From Citricoccus sp. SGAir0253, a single genomic window includes:
- a CDS encoding beta-ketoacyl-ACP reductase has protein sequence MAEATTQEPTPGRSVLVTGGNRGIGLAIAQAFRANGDRVAVTSRSGEAPDGLFAVQADVTDAASVDRAFTQVEEAHGPVEVLVANAGITQDQLLLRMSEEDFTSVIDTNLTGAFRVLKRASKGMIRLKRGRVVLISSVVGLYGSPGQINYASSKAGLVGMARSLTRELGSRNITANVVAPGYIDTEMTQGLGEDLQKQYRAQIPAGRFADPSEVAGVVRWIASDEAAYISGAVIPVDGGLGMGH, from the coding sequence ATGGCCGAGGCCACCACGCAGGAACCGACCCCCGGACGCAGCGTCCTCGTCACCGGCGGCAATCGCGGGATCGGCCTGGCCATCGCGCAGGCGTTCCGGGCGAACGGGGACCGCGTCGCGGTCACCTCCCGCTCCGGCGAGGCCCCGGACGGGCTGTTCGCCGTGCAGGCCGACGTCACGGACGCCGCCTCGGTGGACCGCGCCTTCACGCAGGTGGAGGAGGCGCACGGCCCCGTGGAGGTGCTCGTGGCCAACGCCGGGATCACCCAGGACCAGCTGCTGCTGCGGATGAGCGAGGAGGACTTCACCTCGGTCATCGACACCAACCTCACGGGGGCCTTCCGCGTGCTCAAGCGCGCCTCCAAGGGCATGATCCGGCTCAAGCGCGGCCGCGTGGTGCTGATCTCCTCGGTGGTGGGCCTCTACGGCTCCCCGGGCCAGATCAACTACGCCTCCTCGAAGGCCGGGCTCGTGGGCATGGCCCGCTCGCTGACCCGCGAGCTGGGCTCGCGCAACATCACCGCCAACGTGGTGGCACCGGGCTACATCGACACGGAGATGACCCAGGGGCTCGGCGAGGACCTGCAGAAGCAGTACAGGGCGCAGATCCCCGCCGGGCGGTTCGCCGACCCCTCCGAGGTGGCCGGCGTGGTGCGCTGGATCGCCTCGGACGA
- a CDS encoding DUF3099 domain-containing protein, translated as MSIRPAETGRHPGRPRRDHADEVYRITSAPAPGHEDRDARFVRYAWQMGIRTACFVAAFFTHGWLQIVFFILAIVLPYLAVVLANNGAVSNGEVLDAVQPADRPEAPVRLALEGTPETVVGTTVDDGAPALPGGAGAGPDGARDDRDDRAA; from the coding sequence ATGTCGATCCGTCCCGCCGAGACCGGCCGCCACCCGGGCCGTCCACGGCGCGACCACGCCGACGAGGTGTACCGGATCACGAGCGCCCCGGCGCCGGGGCACGAGGACCGGGACGCCCGCTTCGTGCGCTACGCGTGGCAGATGGGCATCCGCACCGCCTGCTTCGTCGCGGCGTTCTTCACCCACGGCTGGCTGCAGATCGTCTTCTTCATCCTGGCCATCGTGCTGCCGTACCTCGCCGTGGTGCTGGCGAACAACGGGGCCGTGTCCAACGGCGAGGTCCTCGACGCCGTCCAGCCGGCCGACCGGCCGGAGGCGCCCGTCCGGCTGGCGCTGGAGGGCACCCCGGAGACGGTCGTCGGCACCACGGTCGACGACGGCGCCCCCGCCCTGCCCGGTGGCGCCGGCGCCGGCCCCGACGGGGCCCGGGACGACCGGGACGACCGCGCCGCATGA
- a CDS encoding SURF1 family protein, producing MTETTPETATDRPGEPRRARLDYRFLISPQWLGGLAFCALFAVACALLGQWQMDRRMEAVAEINKVLSNYDEPAVPLAGHAALFTDVRPEQEWTPVEMRGRYLVEDTRIVRNRPLAGRPGYEVLVPFRADTGDVVVVDRGWLPIGDTPGRPDVVPAPPAGEVTVVARVRPGEPDLGRDAPAGQLASIDLAAFEDSVGYDVADTAYGQLAEETPAPAVALQQPPKPPLDEGPHLSYSLQWFMFGLMSFIVWGYLARQRAVNDRDDREHGLTEDDGYLSAHRAPRARPVRRRGGRPTDEEVEDAMLDAASRR from the coding sequence TTGACTGAGACGACCCCCGAGACCGCCACGGACCGGCCCGGCGAGCCGAGGCGGGCCCGCCTCGACTACCGCTTCCTGATCTCCCCGCAGTGGCTCGGGGGGCTGGCCTTCTGCGCCCTGTTCGCCGTCGCGTGCGCCCTGCTGGGCCAGTGGCAGATGGACCGGCGCATGGAGGCGGTCGCCGAGATCAACAAGGTGCTGTCCAACTACGACGAGCCGGCCGTCCCGCTGGCCGGCCACGCCGCGCTGTTCACGGACGTGCGCCCGGAGCAGGAGTGGACCCCGGTCGAGATGCGCGGGCGGTACCTCGTGGAGGACACCCGCATCGTCCGCAACCGGCCGCTGGCCGGCCGGCCCGGCTACGAGGTGCTCGTGCCGTTCCGCGCGGACACCGGGGACGTGGTGGTCGTGGACCGCGGCTGGCTGCCGATCGGGGACACCCCCGGCCGACCGGACGTCGTCCCGGCGCCGCCCGCGGGCGAGGTCACCGTGGTGGCCCGCGTGCGGCCCGGCGAGCCGGACCTGGGGCGGGACGCCCCGGCCGGCCAGCTCGCCTCCATCGACCTCGCCGCGTTCGAGGACAGCGTGGGCTACGACGTGGCGGACACCGCCTACGGCCAGCTCGCCGAGGAGACCCCCGCCCCGGCGGTGGCCCTGCAGCAGCCGCCGAAGCCGCCGCTGGACGAGGGGCCGCACCTGTCCTACTCGCTGCAGTGGTTCATGTTCGGGCTGATGAGCTTCATCGTGTGGGGCTACCTGGCCCGGCAGCGCGCGGTCAACGACCGCGACGACCGGGAGCACGGGCTCACCGAGGACGACGGCTACCTCTCGGCCCACCGCGCCCCGCGGGCCCGGCCCGTGCGGCGCCGCGGCGGGCGGCCCACCGACGAGGAGGTCGAGGACGCGATGCTCGACGCCGCGTCCCGCCGCTGA
- a CDS encoding ABC-F family ATP-binding cassette domain-containing protein: protein MLSVTDLELRAGARLLMEGVSFRVDKGDKVGLVGRNGAGKTTLTKVLAGQALPADGHVTRRGSIGYLPQDPKVEDMDQTARDRILSARSLDQIIRRMRQAEDDMANPDDAIRERAMNRYGRLEAEFTTSGGYAAESEAATICANLALPDRVLDQPLHTLSGGQRRRVELARILFSDADILLLDEPTNHLDHDSIVWLRDFLKGYPGGFIVISHDVALMEMTVNKVLYLDANRQVIDQYNMGWKAYLLQREQDQARRRREFQNAEKKAGQLMDQANRMRAKASKAVAAQSMIKRAERMMKGLEGERADDKVAAIRFPDPAPCGKTPLKAEDLSKSYGSLEIFAGVDLAIDRGSRVVILGFNGAGKTTLLRMLAGIDAPDTGEVIAGHGLKLGYYAQEHETLDGDRSVLENMRTAAPDLGDTEVRNILGSFLFSGDDVAKPAGVLSGGEKTRLALATLVASSANVLLLDEPTNNLDPASRQEILNALRTYEGAVVLVTHDEGAVEALAPERVVLLPDGVEDLWNSSYQDLITLA, encoded by the coding sequence GTGCTATCCGTCACAGACCTCGAACTGCGTGCGGGGGCCCGGCTGCTGATGGAGGGCGTCTCCTTCCGGGTGGACAAGGGGGACAAGGTCGGGCTGGTGGGCCGCAACGGCGCCGGCAAGACCACCCTGACCAAGGTGCTCGCCGGCCAGGCCCTGCCCGCCGACGGGCACGTGACCCGGCGCGGGTCGATCGGCTACCTGCCCCAGGACCCCAAGGTCGAGGACATGGACCAGACGGCGCGGGACCGCATCCTCTCGGCCCGCTCGCTGGACCAGATCATCCGCCGCATGCGCCAGGCCGAGGACGACATGGCCAACCCGGACGACGCGATCCGCGAGCGGGCGATGAACCGCTACGGCCGGCTCGAGGCCGAGTTCACCACCTCCGGCGGGTACGCCGCGGAGTCCGAGGCCGCCACGATCTGTGCCAACCTGGCCCTGCCGGACCGCGTGCTGGACCAGCCGCTGCACACCCTCTCCGGCGGCCAGCGCCGCCGCGTGGAGCTGGCCCGGATCCTGTTCTCGGACGCCGACATCCTGCTCCTGGACGAGCCCACCAACCACCTCGACCACGATTCGATCGTGTGGCTGCGCGACTTCCTCAAGGGCTATCCGGGCGGGTTCATCGTGATCAGCCACGACGTGGCCCTGATGGAGATGACGGTCAACAAGGTGCTGTACCTGGACGCCAACCGCCAGGTGATCGACCAGTACAACATGGGCTGGAAGGCCTACCTGCTCCAGCGCGAGCAGGACCAGGCCCGGCGCCGGCGCGAGTTCCAGAACGCGGAGAAGAAGGCCGGCCAGCTGATGGACCAGGCCAACCGGATGCGGGCGAAGGCCAGCAAGGCCGTGGCCGCCCAGAGCATGATCAAGCGCGCCGAGCGGATGATGAAGGGCCTCGAGGGCGAGCGGGCGGACGACAAGGTGGCCGCGATCCGCTTCCCGGACCCCGCCCCCTGCGGCAAGACCCCGCTCAAGGCCGAGGACCTGTCCAAGTCCTACGGCTCGCTGGAGATCTTCGCCGGGGTGGACCTGGCCATCGACCGCGGCTCGCGCGTGGTCATCCTCGGCTTCAACGGCGCCGGCAAGACCACCCTGCTGCGCATGCTGGCCGGCATCGACGCCCCGGACACGGGCGAGGTCATCGCCGGGCACGGACTCAAGCTCGGCTACTACGCGCAGGAGCACGAGACCCTCGACGGCGACCGCAGCGTCCTGGAGAACATGCGCACCGCGGCCCCGGACCTGGGGGACACCGAGGTGCGCAACATCCTCGGCTCGTTCCTGTTCTCCGGGGACGACGTGGCCAAGCCCGCCGGCGTGCTCTCCGGCGGCGAGAAGACGCGCCTGGCGCTGGCCACGCTCGTGGCCTCGAGCGCGAACGTGCTGCTGCTGGACGAGCCGACCAACAACCTGGACCCGGCCTCGCGCCAGGAGATCCTCAACGCCCTGCGGACCTACGAGGGCGCGGTCGTGCTCGTGACGCACGACGAGGGCGCCGTCGAGGCCCTCGCGCCCGAGCGCGTGGTGCTGCTGCCGGACGGCGTCGAGGACCTGTGGAACAGCTCCTACCAGGACCTCATCACCCTGGCCTGA
- a CDS encoding biotin transporter BioY translates to MTVPTQVALAGVFAALIAVCAMLPPIPVGGFGVPITLQTFAVMLTGLVLGARLGFLSVLLYVVVGLAGLPVFSGFNAGLGVLAGPSAGYLLAFPLAAGLAGALSTLVLRRGQAAAARGAGRMGAGRWVLVWLCAMAGSFVFVHPMGIAGMMLSLDLDLGTALGADIVFWPGDVIKNVLATAVAATVIRAFPALALRRF, encoded by the coding sequence ATGACGGTCCCCACCCAGGTGGCCCTCGCGGGCGTGTTCGCCGCCCTCATCGCCGTGTGCGCCATGCTGCCCCCCATCCCGGTCGGGGGCTTCGGCGTGCCCATCACCCTGCAGACCTTCGCCGTGATGCTCACCGGGCTCGTGCTCGGGGCGCGGCTGGGGTTCCTGTCCGTGCTGCTCTACGTGGTGGTCGGCCTCGCCGGGCTGCCCGTGTTCTCCGGCTTCAACGCCGGCCTCGGCGTGCTGGCCGGGCCCTCGGCCGGCTACCTGCTGGCCTTCCCCCTGGCCGCCGGGCTGGCCGGCGCCCTGTCCACGCTGGTGCTGCGCCGGGGGCAGGCCGCCGCGGCCCGCGGCGCCGGCCGGATGGGCGCGGGCCGGTGGGTGCTCGTGTGGCTGTGCGCCATGGCCGGGTCCTTCGTCTTCGTCCACCCGATGGGCATCGCCGGCATGATGCTGTCCCTCGACCTGGACCTGGGCACCGCCCTCGGCGCGGACATCGTGTTCTGGCCGGGTGACGTCATCAAGAACGTGCTGGCCACCGCCGTGGCGGCCACCGTCATCCGGGCCTTCCCGGCGCTGGCCCTGCGCCGGTTCTGA
- a CDS encoding energy-coupling factor ABC transporter ATP-binding protein has product MPTARPTGPAPAPGTIPRGVATTAPAAGHRRGTERPAGRAPGAAAGIELRGAVVDVPGAAPAPGQSPGAVPGTLRVLGPVDATLTEPVVAVIGANGSGKSTLVRLLDGLVQPAAGTVRVHGRDTVAETAAVRARTGFVFTDPLVQLVMPTAGEDVELSLRRTHRDRRARRRAAEEVLAAHGLAGLADRSIYDLSGGQRQRLALATVLATDPVLLVADEPTTLLDLDWTLEVQELLLSRPGTGRCRQLVYTTHDLDFAARADRGLVVAGGRVVHDAPGPEAVEWYRRDVHDRRARRGATGRDRR; this is encoded by the coding sequence ATGCCCACCGCCCGCCCCACCGGCCCGGCGCCGGCCCCCGGGACGATCCCCCGGGGGGTGGCGACGACGGCCCCGGCCGCCGGGCACCGCCGGGGCACGGAGCGTCCGGCCGGCCGCGCCCCCGGGGCGGCGGCCGGGATCGAACTGCGCGGCGCCGTCGTCGACGTCCCGGGAGCCGCCCCGGCCCCGGGCCAGTCCCCCGGCGCGGTGCCCGGAACCCTCCGGGTGCTCGGCCCGGTGGATGCCACGCTGACGGAACCGGTGGTCGCGGTGATCGGCGCCAACGGCTCCGGCAAGTCCACCCTGGTGCGCCTGCTGGACGGGCTCGTGCAGCCGGCGGCGGGCACCGTCCGGGTCCACGGCCGGGACACCGTGGCGGAGACGGCCGCCGTCCGCGCCCGGACCGGCTTCGTCTTCACCGACCCGCTCGTCCAGCTCGTCATGCCGACCGCCGGCGAGGACGTGGAGCTGTCCCTGCGGCGGACCCACCGTGACCGCCGGGCGCGCCGCCGGGCGGCCGAGGAGGTGCTGGCCGCGCACGGGCTGGCCGGCCTGGCCGACCGCAGCATCTACGACCTCTCGGGCGGCCAGCGCCAGCGGCTGGCCCTGGCCACCGTGCTCGCGACCGACCCCGTGCTGCTGGTCGCCGACGAGCCGACGACGCTGCTGGACCTGGACTGGACCCTCGAGGTGCAGGAGCTGCTGCTGTCCCGGCCCGGCACGGGACGGTGCCGCCAGCTCGTCTACACGACGCACGACCTGGACTTCGCCGCCCGCGCCGACCGCGGGCTCGTGGTCGCCGGCGGCCGCGTGGTGCACGACGCCCCGGGTCCCGAGGCGGTCGAGTGGTACCGGCGGGACGTGCACGACCGGCGCGCCCGGCGCGGGGCCACGGGGCGGGACCGGCGGTGA
- a CDS encoding energy-coupling factor transporter transmembrane component T: MNLLEHRPGDSPVHRAPLGLKYLVLLAVSVTLVLWREPVVVAPVLALVAGLHVLAGLPRELLAPWRRGWPLLVFAGLARWASGAWGPAGLPPLEAVGPALVVVAAVFGALAAARLLVITTPGTELLDGLARFFGAFRRLGVDPEAAALAVNVMLRSIPWVGAAVRAQSEALAARGLRRGPVRLMGPVLVATVGHARATGEALAARGLPAAPETGARHHPGAEAGDYTRAP, encoded by the coding sequence GTGAACCTGCTGGAGCACCGGCCCGGGGACTCCCCCGTGCACCGCGCTCCGCTGGGGCTGAAGTACCTCGTGCTGCTGGCGGTCTCGGTCACCCTGGTGCTGTGGCGCGAACCGGTCGTGGTCGCCCCGGTGCTCGCGCTCGTGGCCGGGCTCCACGTGCTGGCCGGGCTGCCGCGGGAGCTCCTCGCGCCGTGGCGGCGCGGCTGGCCGCTGCTCGTCTTCGCCGGCCTGGCGCGCTGGGCCTCGGGGGCCTGGGGACCGGCGGGCCTGCCCCCGCTGGAGGCCGTCGGCCCGGCGCTCGTGGTGGTCGCCGCGGTGTTCGGCGCGCTGGCCGCCGCCCGGCTGCTCGTCATCACCACGCCCGGCACGGAGCTGCTGGACGGGCTGGCGCGGTTCTTCGGGGCCTTCCGCCGGCTCGGGGTGGACCCCGAGGCCGCCGCGCTGGCCGTCAACGTCATGCTCCGCTCCATCCCGTGGGTGGGCGCCGCGGTGCGGGCCCAGTCCGAGGCGCTGGCCGCCCGGGGGCTGCGCCGGGGCCCGGTCCGGCTGATGGGCCCCGTGCTCGTGGCGACCGTGGGCCACGCCCGGGCCACGGGCGAGGCGCTGGCGGCCAGGGGCCTGCCCGCCGCGCCGGAGACCGGCGCCCGGCACCACCCGGGCGCGGAGGCCGGGGACTACACTCGGGCTCCATGA
- a CDS encoding neutral zinc metallopeptidase, translated as MSFNDNVRLDPGRVRDSRGAGGGRGGTVAIGGGTGLLVLLLAIFAPGLAEQLGLTGGTGTSQQQPAGPAASEACRTGADANERTDCRIIATVESADAFWDPYLADYNVTWRAPGVELFSGRVDTACGAATSEVGPFYCPADEAAYFDTDFFGLLESRFGASGGPLAEEYVVAHEYGHHVQNIIGYLQYSQSGGTGPESGAVRVELQADCYAGMWAGHAARTEDPESGVPFLEPVTRQDLDDALSAAAAVGDDRIQRSTQGRVIPEAFTHGTSEQRMAWFLHGYETGDINQCNTLDHPDLDDPTA; from the coding sequence ATGAGCTTCAACGACAACGTCCGGCTGGATCCGGGCCGGGTGCGGGACTCCCGGGGAGCCGGCGGGGGGCGCGGGGGCACCGTGGCGATCGGCGGCGGGACGGGGTTGCTGGTGCTGCTGCTCGCGATCTTCGCCCCGGGCCTGGCCGAGCAGCTGGGGCTGACCGGCGGCACGGGGACCTCGCAACAGCAGCCGGCCGGGCCCGCCGCCTCGGAGGCGTGCCGGACGGGCGCGGACGCGAACGAGCGGACCGACTGCCGGATCATCGCCACCGTGGAGTCCGCGGACGCGTTCTGGGACCCGTACCTCGCGGACTACAACGTGACCTGGCGGGCCCCCGGCGTGGAGCTGTTCTCCGGCCGCGTGGACACGGCCTGCGGGGCCGCCACCTCAGAGGTCGGGCCCTTCTACTGCCCGGCGGACGAGGCCGCCTACTTCGACACCGACTTCTTCGGGCTGCTGGAGTCCCGCTTCGGGGCGTCCGGCGGGCCCCTCGCCGAGGAGTACGTGGTGGCCCACGAGTACGGGCACCACGTCCAGAACATCATCGGCTACCTGCAGTACTCGCAGTCCGGCGGCACCGGGCCCGAGTCCGGGGCGGTGCGCGTGGAGCTGCAGGCCGACTGCTACGCCGGGATGTGGGCCGGCCACGCGGCGCGCACCGAGGACCCCGAATCGGGCGTGCCGTTCCTGGAGCCCGTCACCCGGCAGGACCTGGACGACGCGCTGTCCGCGGCCGCCGCCGTCGGGGACGACCGCATCCAGCGCTCCACCCAGGGCCGGGTGATCCCCGAGGCGTTCACCCACGGCACCTCGGAGCAGCGCATGGCGTGGTTCCTGCACGGCTACGAGACCGGGGACATCAACCAGTGCAACACCCTGGACCACCCCGACCTGGACGATCCGACGGCCTGA
- a CDS encoding metal-sulfur cluster assembly factor, with protein sequence MTTEQSQTSLDDIREALHEVIDPELGVNVVDLGLLYGMHYAEDGALVIDMTLTTAACPLTDVLEEQIGKEIGTMVDEWRLNWVWMPPWGPERITDDGREQMRALGFNI encoded by the coding sequence ATGACCACCGAGCAGTCACAGACGTCCCTGGACGACATCCGGGAGGCCCTGCACGAGGTCATCGACCCCGAGCTGGGCGTGAACGTCGTGGACCTGGGCCTGCTGTACGGCATGCACTACGCCGAGGACGGCGCCCTGGTCATCGACATGACGCTGACCACCGCGGCGTGCCCCCTGACCGACGTGCTCGAGGAGCAGATCGGCAAGGAGATCGGCACCATGGTCGACGAGTGGCGGCTGAACTGGGTCTGGATGCCGCCGTGGGGTCCCGAGCGGATCACCGACGACGGCCGTGAGCAGATGCGGGCCCTGGGCTTCAACATCTGA
- the sufC gene encoding Fe-S cluster assembly ATPase SufC, protein MSTLEIKDLHVSIETENGPKEILKGVSLTINTGEVHAIMGPNGSGKSTLASTIAGHPRYEVTGGSITLDGEDVLAMSVDERARAGLFLAMQYPVEIPGVTMTNFLRTAKTAIDGEAPSLRHWTKDVKAAMENLKIDPAFASRNVNEGFSGGEKKRVEILQLELFKPKFAVLDETDSGLDVDALRVVSEGVNRAQSTNEMGTLLITHYTRILKYIKPEFVHVFVDGKVAESGGADLADRLESEGYERFETAAAGA, encoded by the coding sequence ATGTCTACCCTGGAAATCAAGGACCTGCACGTCTCGATCGAGACCGAGAACGGCCCGAAGGAGATCCTCAAGGGCGTCAGCCTGACCATCAACACCGGTGAGGTCCACGCCATCATGGGCCCCAACGGCTCCGGCAAGTCGACCCTGGCCTCCACCATCGCCGGGCACCCGCGCTACGAGGTCACCGGCGGCTCCATCACCCTGGACGGCGAGGACGTGCTGGCCATGTCCGTGGACGAGCGGGCCCGCGCGGGCCTGTTCCTGGCCATGCAGTACCCGGTGGAGATCCCCGGGGTCACCATGACCAACTTCCTGCGCACCGCCAAGACCGCGATCGACGGCGAGGCGCCCTCGCTGCGCCACTGGACCAAGGACGTCAAGGCGGCCATGGAGAACCTGAAGATCGATCCGGCGTTCGCCTCCCGCAACGTCAACGAGGGCTTCTCCGGCGGCGAGAAGAAGCGCGTGGAGATCCTGCAGCTCGAGCTGTTCAAGCCGAAGTTCGCCGTCCTGGACGAGACCGACTCCGGCCTGGACGTGGACGCGCTGCGCGTGGTCTCCGAGGGCGTCAACCGCGCCCAGTCGACCAACGAGATGGGCACCCTGCTCATCACCCACTACACCCGGATCCTGAAGTACATCAAGCCCGAGTTCGTGCACGTCTTCGTGGACGGCAAGGTCGCCGAGTCCGGCGGCGCCGACCTCGCCGACCGCCTCGAGTCCGAGGGCTACGAGCGCTTCGAGACCGCGGCCGCGGGCGCCTGA
- a CDS encoding non-heme iron oxygenase ferredoxin subunit, which produces MAAGVRVCGPEEIGPEEARRFIVDGTPVAVARASDGSLHALDDTCSHEEVSLSDGFVEGCALECIGHGSAFDLVTGRPNVLPATEPVNVYALAVEDDGVWVDTSTVLNRDA; this is translated from the coding sequence ATGGCCGCCGGAGTGCGCGTGTGCGGGCCGGAGGAGATCGGCCCCGAGGAGGCGCGGCGGTTCATCGTGGACGGCACGCCCGTCGCGGTGGCCCGCGCCTCCGACGGCTCGCTGCACGCCCTGGACGACACCTGCTCGCACGAGGAGGTGTCCCTGTCCGACGGCTTCGTGGAGGGCTGCGCCCTCGAGTGCATCGGCCACGGCTCGGCGTTCGACCTCGTCACCGGGCGTCCGAACGTGCTGCCCGCCACCGAGCCCGTCAACGTCTACGCCCTGGCCGTGGAGGACGACGGCGTCTGGGTGGACACCTCCACCGTCCTCAACCGGGACGCCTGA
- the sufD gene encoding Fe-S cluster assembly protein SufD: MGEEGETLSTTVAQASEAGHARHAVPAAGEQAKAGSSRADRRSSFELADFAVLTGREEDWRFTPLDRLAGLHLPAGDAARLTGAAPAVAVGAVDGVTVETVSRDDARLGAALTPDDRVSAAAWASFAEATVVTIGSGVEADAPVRIEVTGSGAEPAAQHLLVVAEPNSRADVVITHRGEAVVSQNVEFDVREGAGLNVTSIQAWDGTTVHASAQQAKVAKDAAFKHVTVTYGGSLVRLTPTARFAGPGGEAELYGLYFADAGQHLEQRLFVDHAVPNCTSNVLYKGALQGRDARTVWVGDVLIRKDAEGTDSYEKNQNLVLSDGTRADSVPNLEIETGLIEGAGHASSTARFDDEQLFYLMARGIPEKEARELVVRGFLHEIIQKVGIEDVEAGLIEVMETELQVASL, from the coding sequence ATGGGCGAGGAGGGCGAGACGCTCTCCACCACCGTGGCCCAGGCCAGCGAGGCGGGCCACGCCCGCCACGCCGTGCCGGCCGCGGGGGAGCAGGCCAAGGCCGGCTCCTCGCGGGCGGACCGCCGGTCCAGCTTCGAGCTGGCCGACTTCGCCGTGCTGACCGGCCGCGAGGAGGACTGGCGGTTCACCCCGCTGGACCGCCTGGCGGGGCTGCACCTGCCCGCCGGCGACGCCGCCCGGCTGACCGGTGCCGCGCCGGCCGTCGCGGTGGGCGCCGTGGACGGCGTCACCGTGGAGACCGTGTCCCGCGACGACGCCCGGCTGGGCGCCGCGCTGACCCCGGACGACCGAGTCTCCGCGGCCGCGTGGGCCTCCTTCGCCGAGGCGACCGTCGTGACGATCGGCTCCGGCGTGGAGGCCGACGCCCCGGTGCGCATCGAGGTCACCGGCTCCGGCGCGGAGCCCGCCGCCCAGCACCTGCTGGTCGTCGCCGAGCCCAACTCGCGCGCCGACGTCGTGATCACCCACCGCGGCGAGGCCGTGGTGTCCCAGAACGTCGAGTTCGACGTCCGCGAGGGTGCCGGGCTCAACGTCACCTCCATCCAGGCCTGGGACGGCACCACGGTGCACGCCTCCGCGCAGCAGGCGAAGGTGGCCAAGGACGCGGCGTTCAAGCACGTCACCGTCACCTACGGCGGCTCGCTCGTGCGCCTGACGCCGACCGCCCGGTTCGCCGGCCCCGGCGGCGAGGCCGAGCTGTACGGCCTGTACTTCGCCGACGCCGGCCAGCACCTCGAACAGCGCCTGTTCGTGGACCACGCCGTGCCGAACTGCACCTCCAACGTGCTCTACAAGGGCGCCCTGCAGGGCCGGGACGCGCGCACCGTGTGGGTGGGCGACGTGCTGATCCGCAAGGATGCCGAGGGCACCGACAGCTACGAGAAGAACCAGAACCTGGTCCTCTCGGACGGCACCCGCGCCGACTCCGTGCCGAACCTCGAGATCGAGACCGGCCTGATCGAGGGCGCCGGCCACGCCTCGTCCACCGCGCGGTTCGACGACGAGCAGCTGTTCTACCTCATGGCCCGCGGCATCCCGGAGAAGGAGGCCCGCGAGCTGGTGGTGCGCGGCTTCCTCCACGAGATCATCCAGAAGGTGGGGATCGAGGACGTCGAGGCCGGGCTCATCGAGGTCATGGAGACCGAGCTGCAGGTGGCCAGCCTCTGA